In one Arachis duranensis cultivar V14167 chromosome 9, aradu.V14167.gnm2.J7QH, whole genome shotgun sequence genomic region, the following are encoded:
- the LOC107465680 gene encoding uncharacterized protein LOC107465680, which translates to MGGNESRPRQDNGKRPQQAQVNTACRLCGKDHGNRPCLFGTSKCYICNEPGHMAKNCSKRFTQNPTRTQQQGRVFAMTADDAMQSDALIQGHCYVKNRFLTVLYDSGASHSFISLTVARELGLDFSELNFDLIIHTPTSQNALTSLACLQVPFTIRNRTFTHDLICLPLCGLEVILGLDWLSKYHVFLDCYEKTAVILSNGLDIKPFLSHTLYLNFVRVTLDGSDCEGYVLLAASSNDSELSLERIRVVKEIPDVFPDDIPEFSPQREIEFSIELVPGTGPISIAPYRMSPLKLAELKKQLDELLGKKFIRPSASP; encoded by the coding sequence ATGGGTGGAAACGAAAGTAGACCAAGGCAAGATAACGGTAAACGACCCCAACAGGCACAGGTGAATACTGCATGTAGGCTGTGTGGGAAAGATCATGGTAATAGACCTTGCTTGTTTGGAACATCCAAGTGTTATATTTGTAATGAACCAGGACATATGGCTAAGAATTGCTCAAAGAGGTTTACTCAGAATCCAACGCGAACCCAGCAACAAGGTCGAGTGTTTGCTATGACTGCTGATGATGCTATGCAATCAGACGCCCTGATCCAAGGTCATTGTTATGTTAAAAATCGATTTCTAACTGTATTGTATGATTCGGGTGCATCgcattcctttatttctttaactGTTGCTCGTGAGTTGGGActagatttttctgagttgaaCTTTGATCTAATTATCCATACCCCTACATCCCAAAATGCTTTGACTAGTTTAGCGTGCCTGCAAGTACCATTCACTATTAGGAACAGGACTTTTACACATGATCTAATCTGTTTGCCTCTatgtggtttagaagttattctAGGATTAGATTGGTTATCTAAGTATCATGTTTTCCTTGATTGCTATGAAAAAACTGCTGTTATTCTATCTAATGGTTTAGATATTAAACCATTTTTGTCTCATACTTTATATCTGAATTTTGTAAGAGTTACCTTAGATGGGAGTGATTGTGAGGGGTACGTTCTGTTAGCGGCTAGCTCAAATGACAGTGAATTAAGCTTAGAACGAATCCGAGTGGTGAAGGAAATTCCCGATGTTTTCCCGGACGACATACCTGAGTTTTCTCCTCAGCGAGAGATAGAATTCAGCATTGAACTAGTACCTGGAACCGGACCAATTTCCATAGCACCGTACCGGATGTCACCATTGAAACTTGCAGAGTTAAAGAAGCAGTTGGATGAGTTACTTGGAAAGAAATTTATTCGTCCCAGTGCATCACCTTGA